CCGCAGACCATTCCCTTCCCGTGGTGACGGTGAACTTCTGGTACAACGTCGGCAGCCGGAACGAGCGGCCGGGGCGCACCGGGCTGGCGCACCTGTTCGAGCACATGATGTTCCAGGGCTCGCAGAACGTTCCCGACACGCAGCACATGCAGATGGTGGAGCGCGTGGGCGGGTCCATCAACGCCAGCACCTGGCTGGACCGCACCACCTACTACACCACGGTCCCCGCCAGCCACCTGGAGCTGGCGCTGTGGCTGGACAGCGACCGGATGGGCTTCTTCCTCCCCGCGCTCACCCAGGAAAAGTTCGACAACCAGCGCGAGGTGGTGAAGAACGAGCGCCGCCAGCGCATGGACAACGCGCCGTACGGCGACTGGGACGAGCGGATGCAGCGGCTGGTGTTTCCGCCCGACCACCCGTACCACCACTCGGTCATGGGCAGCATGGAAGACCTGGACGCGACCAGCCTGGACGACGTCGCCGACTTCTTCCGCACCTTCTACGCGCCAGACAACGCCGTGCTCACCCTGTGCGGCGACTTCGACCGCGACACGGCGCGGTCGCTGATCGAGCGCTACTTCGGGCCCATCCCCCGGGGCCCCGGGCTCCCGCCGCTCCCCGGCACGCCCGGCGTCAGCCCCCTGCAGCTGGGCCGCGAGATCCGCGAAACGGTGGCGCAGGCCGTGGCCGCGGCACGCGTG
This genomic interval from Longimicrobium sp. contains the following:
- a CDS encoding pitrilysin family protein, with protein sequence MQIPIERYTLGNGLRVVLSADHSLPVVTVNFWYNVGSRNERPGRTGLAHLFEHMMFQGSQNVPDTQHMQMVERVGGSINASTWLDRTTYYTTVPASHLELALWLDSDRMGFFLPALTQEKFDNQREVVKNERRQRMDNAPYGDWDERMQRLVFPPDHPYHHSVMGSMEDLDATSLDDVADFFRTFYAPDNAVLTLCGDFDRDTARSLIERYFGPIPRGPGLPPLPGTPGVSPLQLGREIRETVAQAVAAARVYLGYRIPPYGTPDYYAADVLSELLAGGKSARLYRSLVRERRLASAITAMVFPVVTGASLFVMRGSVLPGQPPGPVEQALLEELGTLGREGPTDREMERAVTGLEARHLLGLQKTSERADALSMLETYFGDPGLIETELDRYRAVTAADVRRFVNEYLSGESRVVLTYVPQEAA